In Paracoccus aminophilus JCM 7686, a single window of DNA contains:
- the paaC gene encoding 1,2-phenylacetyl-CoA epoxidase subunit PaaC, protein MSTAATAVDQAAFFEWLQRVGDNALILGHRVSEWCGHAPALEEDIAISNTALDLIGQTQLWLGLAAEVEGKGRSADNLAFLRDAGAFRNVLLVERPNGDFGRTLMRQFLFDAYHMELLRALQGSSDPRVAEIAAKAAKEVAYHLERSADLIVRLGDGTAESHDRMQQALTELWPYTGELFADDATDQAVADAGIAPLPSSLKAGWDKVLRHVMAEATLTIPEASWQHKGGKTGVHTEHLGFLLAEMQFLQRAYPGATW, encoded by the coding sequence ATGAGCACCGCCGCAACTGCGGTCGATCAGGCCGCCTTTTTCGAATGGTTGCAACGGGTTGGCGATAATGCGCTGATCCTTGGCCATCGCGTCTCGGAATGGTGCGGCCATGCGCCCGCGCTCGAAGAGGATATCGCGATCTCGAACACCGCGCTCGACCTGATCGGCCAGACCCAGCTTTGGCTGGGCTTGGCGGCCGAGGTCGAGGGCAAGGGCCGCAGCGCCGACAATCTCGCCTTCCTGCGCGATGCGGGCGCGTTCCGCAACGTGCTGCTGGTCGAGCGTCCCAATGGCGATTTCGGCCGCACCTTGATGCGCCAATTCCTCTTTGACGCCTATCACATGGAGCTTTTGCGCGCGCTGCAAGGATCCTCTGATCCGCGCGTGGCAGAGATTGCCGCGAAAGCCGCCAAGGAAGTCGCCTATCACCTTGAGCGCTCGGCCGATCTGATCGTGCGTCTGGGCGATGGGACGGCGGAAAGCCATGACCGGATGCAGCAGGCGCTGACCGAGCTCTGGCCCTATACGGGCGAGCTCTTCGCCGATGATGCCACCGATCAGGCCGTGGCCGATGCGGGCATCGCGCCTTTGCCGTCGAGCCTCAAAGCCGGTTGGGACAAGGTGCTGCGTCATGTCATGGCCGAGGCGACGCTGACCATCCCCGAGGCAAGCTGGCAGCATAAGGGCGGCAAGACCGGGGTTCACACCGAACATCTGGGCTTCCTGCTGGCCGAGATGCAGTTCCTCCAGCGCGCCTATCCCGGCGCGACCTGGTGA
- the paaB gene encoding 1,2-phenylacetyl-CoA epoxidase subunit PaaB encodes MSSEWPLWEVFIRGQHGLNHRHVGSLHAPDAEMAIRNARDVYTRRNEGVSIWVVKSNDITASSPSDKGPLFEPSNSKVYRHPTFFTIPDEVGHM; translated from the coding sequence ATGTCCAGCGAATGGCCCCTTTGGGAAGTCTTCATCCGCGGCCAGCACGGCCTCAACCACCGCCATGTCGGCAGCCTTCACGCGCCCGACGCGGAAATGGCGATCCGCAATGCCCGCGACGTCTACACCCGCCGCAATGAAGGCGTTTCGATCTGGGTGGTGAAATCGAACGACATCACCGCCTCGTCGCCCTCGGATAAAGGGCCGCTCTTCGAGCCCTCGAACTCCAAGGTCTATCGTCACCCGACCTTCTTCACGATCCCCGACGAAGTGGGGCATATGTGA
- the paaA gene encoding 1,2-phenylacetyl-CoA epoxidase subunit PaaA, whose amino-acid sequence MYAQLVKTEGLKAAEDMTPQERAFQERIDRNEKIEPKEWMPDGYRKTLIRQMGQHAHSEIVGQLPEGNWITRAPTLERKAILLAKVQDEAGHGLYLYSAAETLGVSRDELLEKLHNGSMKYSSIFNYPTLTWADIGAVGWLVDGAAIMNQVPLQRTSYGPYSRAMIRICKEESFHQRQGYDIMMKMAAGTPEQKAMAQDALNRFWYPSLMMFGPSDKDSVHSTQSMAWRIKMNTNDELRQKFVDQTVPQAKYLGLTVPDDKLVWNEEKGGHDFSEPDWNEFFAVIAGNGPCNAERLGARVKAWEDGAWFRDGLMAHAEKSAARQGALAAE is encoded by the coding sequence ATGTATGCACAGCTCGTCAAAACCGAAGGCCTGAAAGCCGCCGAGGACATGACGCCGCAAGAGCGCGCCTTTCAGGAGCGCATCGACCGCAATGAAAAGATCGAGCCCAAGGAGTGGATGCCGGACGGCTACCGCAAGACGCTGATCCGCCAGATGGGCCAGCACGCCCATTCCGAGATCGTCGGCCAGCTTCCCGAGGGCAATTGGATCACCCGTGCGCCCACGCTTGAGCGCAAGGCGATTCTTCTCGCCAAGGTGCAGGACGAGGCGGGCCACGGGCTTTATCTTTATTCCGCCGCCGAGACCCTTGGTGTGTCGCGCGATGAGCTGCTTGAAAAGCTGCACAATGGCTCGATGAAATATTCGTCGATCTTCAACTATCCGACCCTGACCTGGGCCGATATCGGCGCGGTCGGCTGGCTGGTCGATGGCGCGGCGATCATGAACCAGGTGCCACTGCAACGGACCTCTTACGGCCCCTATAGCCGCGCGATGATCCGGATCTGCAAGGAAGAAAGTTTCCACCAGCGCCAAGGCTACGACATCATGATGAAGATGGCCGCAGGCACGCCCGAGCAAAAGGCGATGGCGCAGGATGCGCTCAATCGCTTCTGGTATCCTTCGCTGATGATGTTCGGTCCCTCGGACAAGGATTCGGTCCATTCGACCCAGTCGATGGCTTGGCGCATCAAGATGAACACCAATGACGAGCTGCGTCAGAAGTTCGTCGATCAGACCGTGCCGCAGGCGAAATATCTTGGCCTGACCGTGCCGGACGACAAGCTCGTCTGGAACGAGGAAAAGGGCGGGCATGATTTCTCCGAGCCCGATTGGAACGAGTTCTTCGCCGTCATCGCGGGCAACGGCCCCTGCAATGCCGAGCGTCTTGGCGCCCGCGTCAAGGCCTGGGAAGACGGCGCCTGGTTCCGCGACGGGCTGATGGCCCATGCCGAGAAATCCGCCGCCCGCCAAGGCGCCCTCGCCGCAGAGTAA
- the pcaF gene encoding 3-oxoadipyl-CoA thiolase, producing MKDAFICDAVRTPIGRYGGALSSIRADDLAALPLKALMERNPGVDWSAVDDLIFGCANQAGEDNRNVGRMAVLLAGMPVGVPGTTVNRLCGSGMDAIGMAARAIKAGDCEFVLAGGVESMSRAPFVMPKAESAFSRSNAIYDTTIGWRFVNPKLKAEYGVDTMPQTADNVAADFNISREDQDAFAARSQARWAAAQEAGVFADEIVPVAVPRKKQDPLIIDTDEHPRPGTTAEQLAKLKGVNGPDLSVTAGNASGVNDGAAALAILSGEAAKAQGLTPKARIIGMAAAGLEPRIMGFGPAPAVRKVLAKTGLTLAQMDVIELNEAFASQALAVLRDLGLPDDAPQVNPNGGAIAIGHPLGMSGARLVTTAMYELHRRGGRYALCTMCIGVGQGIAMIIERV from the coding sequence GTGAAGGATGCCTTTATCTGCGACGCGGTACGCACACCGATCGGACGCTACGGCGGCGCTTTGTCCTCGATCCGCGCCGATGATCTCGCCGCTTTGCCGCTGAAAGCCCTGATGGAGCGCAATCCGGGCGTCGATTGGTCGGCGGTCGATGACCTGATCTTCGGCTGCGCCAACCAAGCCGGTGAAGACAACCGCAACGTTGGGCGCATGGCGGTTCTGCTCGCGGGGATGCCGGTTGGCGTGCCGGGCACGACGGTCAACCGGCTCTGTGGTTCGGGCATGGATGCGATCGGCATGGCCGCGCGGGCGATCAAGGCGGGCGATTGCGAGTTCGTCCTCGCGGGCGGCGTCGAGTCGATGTCGCGCGCGCCTTTCGTCATGCCGAAAGCCGAATCCGCCTTCTCGCGCAGCAATGCAATCTATGACACGACCATCGGCTGGCGCTTCGTGAACCCGAAGCTGAAAGCGGAATATGGTGTCGATACCATGCCGCAGACCGCGGATAACGTCGCCGCCGATTTCAACATCTCGCGCGAAGATCAGGACGCGTTTGCCGCGCGCAGTCAGGCACGTTGGGCCGCCGCGCAAGAGGCGGGCGTTTTCGCTGACGAAATCGTGCCGGTTGCGGTGCCGCGCAAAAAGCAGGACCCGCTCATCATCGACACGGATGAGCATCCCCGCCCCGGCACCACCGCCGAGCAGCTCGCGAAACTCAAGGGCGTGAACGGTCCGGATCTGTCGGTCACCGCTGGCAATGCCTCGGGCGTGAACGATGGCGCGGCGGCGCTGGCGATCCTCTCGGGTGAGGCTGCGAAAGCCCAGGGGCTGACGCCGAAAGCGCGCATCATCGGCATGGCGGCGGCAGGGCTTGAGCCGCGCATCATGGGCTTTGGCCCCGCCCCTGCCGTGCGCAAGGTTCTGGCGAAAACCGGCCTCACGCTCGCGCAGATGGATGTGATAGAATTGAACGAAGCCTTTGCCTCGCAGGCTTTGGCCGTGCTGCGCGATCTGGGCCTGCCCGATGATGCGCCTCAGGTGAACCCGAATGGCGGCGCGATCGCCATCGGCCACCCGCTTGGCATGTCGGGCGCGCGTCTGGTCACGACGGCCATGTATGAATTGCACCGCCGGGGCGGTCGTTACGCTTTGTGCACCATGTGCATCGGCGTCGGCCAAGGCATCGCCATGATCATCGAACGCGTTTGA
- a CDS encoding PaaX family transcriptional regulator C-terminal domain-containing protein: protein MTPSAHLPALLDTLSLRATSFIVTVYGDVVVPRGEVLWMGNLIEICARVGISESLVRTAVSRLVQAGQLAGERVGRRSYYRLAPTARAEFSQVAKLLYRPLPEAKGWLILQAPDLPDELLRRLRLGRLEGNVLIAPDHGQTPPKAALALHAALGASDPSLAACWDLPPLQAAYAEMIARFAPLAKALTTGEQISAEEALIARLLLVECYRKPLLRDPRLPATALPSTWSGHDAHRLFAQLYRQLSGPAERYIGQNLEGESGFLPATSAISNARLTDLD, encoded by the coding sequence ATGACCCCTTCCGCGCATCTTCCGGCCCTGCTTGACACGCTTTCGCTGCGGGCGACCTCGTTCATCGTCACGGTCTACGGCGATGTCGTGGTGCCGCGCGGCGAGGTCTTGTGGATGGGCAATCTGATCGAGATCTGCGCGCGGGTCGGGATCAGTGAATCGCTGGTGCGCACGGCGGTCTCGCGGCTGGTGCAGGCCGGTCAGCTCGCGGGCGAGCGGGTCGGACGGCGCAGCTATTACCGCCTTGCCCCGACCGCGCGGGCCGAGTTCTCGCAGGTGGCGAAGCTCCTTTACCGGCCGCTGCCCGAGGCGAAGGGCTGGCTGATCCTGCAAGCGCCCGATCTGCCCGACGAGCTTCTGCGCCGCCTGCGGCTGGGGCGGCTCGAGGGCAATGTCCTGATCGCCCCCGATCACGGCCAGACCCCGCCCAAAGCGGCGCTGGCCTTGCACGCGGCGCTTGGCGCGAGCGACCCGAGCCTTGCGGCGTGTTGGGATCTGCCCCCGCTTCAGGCCGCCTATGCAGAGATGATCGCGCGCTTTGCCCCTTTGGCCAAGGCGCTGACCACAGGCGAGCAGATCAGCGCGGAAGAGGCGCTGATCGCGCGGCTTTTGCTGGTCGAATGCTACCGCAAGCCCTTGCTGCGCGACCCGCGCCTGCCCGCGACTGCCCTGCCCAGCACGTGGAGCGGGCATGACGCGCACCGCCTGTTTGCCCAGCTTTACCGCCAGCTTTCGGGACCGGCGGAACGCTATATCGGCCAGAATCTCGAAGGCGAAAGCGGTTTTCTGCCCGCGACCAGCGCGATCTCGAACGCGCGGCTGACCGATCTCGACTGA
- a CDS encoding ABC transporter substrate-binding protein, with protein sequence MTARPARREVLAALAAGGATALLAASLPSPLRAAQPLRVATLDWLGTEFCLTAGLAPVGVADLPGYLQWVGFGAADLAQAADLGSRQQPGLETLARLKPDLILGSAYRHASLEAELARIAPVALLPDKGPGDQLHLIRAAYDACAAAIGADAAPAQSHFDATLAALAETVVARGLSGAPVVLAQPLEGTPRLRVFNADAAAMRALALTGVTPAVPANGEAFGFATMGIEGLAALSPETRLLLLADALPAELGDSAIWPLLPVVKAGGLILTGRVWSFGGLQVLADLSEHAVNALIAGGRG encoded by the coding sequence TTGACGGCGAGACCGGCGCGGCGCGAGGTTCTGGCCGCTTTGGCGGCGGGCGGCGCGACGGCTCTGCTTGCCGCAAGCCTGCCCTCACCCCTGCGCGCGGCACAGCCTTTGCGGGTCGCGACGCTTGACTGGCTCGGGACCGAGTTCTGCCTGACGGCGGGACTTGCCCCCGTGGGCGTGGCCGACCTGCCCGGCTATCTGCAATGGGTGGGCTTTGGTGCGGCGGATCTGGCGCAGGCCGCCGATCTCGGCAGCCGCCAGCAACCGGGGCTCGAAACCTTGGCGCGGCTCAAGCCCGATCTGATCCTCGGTTCGGCCTATCGCCACGCCTCGCTTGAGGCAGAGCTGGCCCGGATCGCCCCGGTCGCGCTTTTGCCCGACAAGGGCCCGGGCGATCAGCTGCACCTGATCCGCGCAGCCTATGACGCCTGCGCGGCGGCGATCGGCGCCGACGCCGCTCCGGCGCAAAGCCACTTTGACGCGACCCTTGCCGCGCTGGCCGAAACGGTCGTGGCGCGGGGTCTGAGCGGCGCGCCGGTGGTTCTGGCCCAGCCGCTTGAGGGCACGCCGCGCCTGCGCGTCTTCAATGCCGATGCCGCCGCGATGCGGGCCTTGGCGCTGACCGGGGTCACCCCCGCCGTTCCGGCCAATGGCGAAGCCTTCGGCTTTGCCACGATGGGGATCGAGGGGCTCGCCGCCCTTTCGCCCGAGACCCGATTGCTTCTGCTCGCCGATGCCTTGCCCGCCGAGCTTGGCGACAGTGCGATCTGGCCGCTCTTGCCCGTGGTGAAGGCGGGCGGGCTGATCCTGACCGGGCGGGTCTGGAGCTTTGGCGGGCTGCAGGTGCTGGCCGATCTCAGCGAACATGCGGTAAACGCGCTGATCGCGGGCGGGCGCGGCTGA
- a CDS encoding TonB-dependent siderophore receptor produces MSRDARPAVASPSKLARRLLLSSAAMLGFTQALAAQEAPVVLDTVVITAETEGRPGVPGPRIATTAKGALKSEAALVDTPQSVSVVTRKTLQELAPQSVGQALTYSANTNGQRYGNDTRSDYFTIRGFSADLFLNGLRVPQIANQTGGYAGIRVEPYTLESIEVLRGPASALFGQSNVGGIVNMNSKTPQETAAGEAYLRAGSFGLRETGIDVTGPLAEGSNLSYRFVGVLRKSDNSFRFGKNDRVALAPSLTWRPSDATTLTVDVSYLKDKLGQPNVIVPATGSIWANAHGQFIPVDFSDGDGRLAVYDKEIASIGYRLEHRLSETVVVSNSLRYTYMDTDYRSLFTTGLSADEQSITRMSYLAQPRLNALVADLHVQADLATGPVSHRVIAGVDYQRQKLRNFTGSDRNGPSQNLFDPRYDQPFTMIEPSKRLDQTSYQLGLYVQDELSFDRFHAVAGLRYDDYKTRSTDTTLATGAALGYHMDGKEVTGRLGMTYRFDNGIAPYALYSTSFLPTLTLADTPLKPTKGELKEVGVKYMPENRPISGTLSYFEATQTNVVNRISGVYYQTDEIEVKGTELEVQASLTDRWHLNAALSHQSPKVTKSQTAEQIGKMPYTVPKKQASLLMSYDLDLGEHDGKASIGAGVRYVGETAGDTTNSFMVPSYTVADAFFSYENDKYRFQVNGYNLANKRYVAGCNSMVQCYFGAERTVTATLSMKW; encoded by the coding sequence ATGTCGCGTGATGCAAGACCCGCCGTGGCCAGCCCCTCGAAACTGGCGCGCCGGCTGCTGTTGAGCAGCGCCGCCATGCTGGGCTTCACGCAGGCCCTCGCCGCGCAAGAGGCGCCGGTCGTGCTCGACACGGTGGTCATCACGGCCGAGACCGAGGGTCGCCCCGGTGTGCCCGGTCCGCGCATTGCCACGACCGCGAAAGGCGCGCTGAAAAGCGAGGCGGCGCTCGTCGATACGCCGCAATCGGTCAGCGTCGTCACCCGCAAGACCCTGCAAGAGCTCGCCCCGCAATCGGTGGGTCAGGCGCTGACCTATAGCGCCAACACCAATGGCCAGCGCTACGGCAATGACACGCGCTCGGATTACTTCACCATTCGCGGCTTTTCGGCGGATCTGTTCCTCAACGGCCTGCGCGTGCCGCAGATCGCGAACCAGACCGGCGGCTATGCCGGGATCCGGGTCGAGCCCTATACGCTCGAAAGCATCGAGGTTCTGCGCGGCCCGGCCTCGGCGCTCTTCGGGCAGAGCAATGTCGGCGGCATCGTCAATATGAACAGCAAGACCCCGCAAGAGACCGCGGCGGGTGAGGCCTATCTGCGCGCGGGCAGCTTTGGTCTGCGCGAGACCGGGATTGATGTCACCGGCCCCTTGGCCGAGGGCTCGAACCTCAGCTATCGCTTCGTCGGCGTTTTGCGCAAATCCGACAACTCGTTCCGCTTTGGCAAGAATGACCGCGTGGCGCTGGCCCCAAGCCTGACTTGGCGGCCAAGCGACGCGACCACGCTGACGGTCGATGTGAGCTATCTCAAGGACAAGCTCGGCCAGCCCAATGTGATCGTGCCCGCGACCGGCTCGATCTGGGCCAATGCGCATGGCCAGTTCATCCCGGTCGATTTCTCGGATGGCGATGGCCGCCTCGCGGTCTATGACAAGGAAATCGCCAGCATCGGCTACCGGCTCGAGCACCGGCTGAGCGAGACGGTCGTGGTCAGCAACAGCCTGCGCTATACCTATATGGACACCGATTACCGCAGCCTCTTCACCACCGGCCTCTCGGCCGATGAGCAGAGCATCACCCGGATGAGCTATCTCGCCCAGCCCCGGCTCAATGCTTTGGTGGCCGATCTGCATGTGCAGGCCGATCTGGCGACCGGACCGGTTAGCCATCGCGTGATCGCGGGCGTCGATTACCAGCGCCAGAAACTGCGCAACTTCACTGGCTCGGATCGCAACGGGCCGTCGCAGAACCTCTTTGATCCGCGCTATGACCAGCCCTTCACCATGATCGAGCCCAGCAAGCGGCTGGATCAGACCAGCTATCAGCTTGGGCTTTATGTGCAAGACGAGCTGAGCTTTGACCGCTTCCACGCCGTCGCGGGCCTGCGCTATGACGATTACAAAACCCGCTCGACCGATACGACTTTGGCGACCGGCGCGGCGCTTGGCTATCACATGGATGGCAAGGAAGTGACCGGCCGGCTTGGCATGACCTATCGCTTCGACAACGGGATCGCGCCCTATGCGCTTTACTCGACCTCGTTCCTGCCGACGCTGACGCTGGCGGATACGCCGCTGAAGCCGACCAAGGGCGAGCTGAAGGAAGTCGGCGTCAAATACATGCCCGAGAACCGCCCGATCAGCGGCACGCTCTCGTATTTCGAGGCGACCCAGACCAATGTGGTGAACCGCATCAGCGGCGTCTATTACCAGACCGATGAGATCGAGGTGAAAGGCACCGAGCTTGAGGTTCAAGCCAGCCTGACCGACCGCTGGCACCTGAATGCGGCCCTGTCCCATCAATCGCCGAAGGTCACGAAATCCCAGACCGCCGAGCAGATCGGCAAGATGCCCTATACGGTGCCGAAGAAACAGGCCTCGCTGCTGATGTCCTATGATCTCGATCTGGGCGAGCATGACGGCAAAGCGAGCATCGGGGCGGGCGTGCGCTATGTCGGCGAGACCGCAGGCGATACCACCAACAGCTTCATGGTGCCCTCTTACACCGTGGCAGATGCGTTCTTCTCCTATGAGAACGACAAATACCGCTTCCAGGTCAATGGTTACAATCTGGCCAACAAACGCTATGTCGCGGGCTGCAACTCGATGGTGCAGTGCTATTTCGGCGCAGAGCGCACGGTGACGGCAACCCTCAGCATGAAGTGGTAA
- a CDS encoding AraC family transcriptional regulator produces MTTTAAQLAARPRHAIDYQDLRQTVAAMSRVYEDGVETGWHSHRRGQLLCCESGFMTAQTMTGTFLLPRAHGLLIEPGIPHIVRAHGRVDMRTLYIEPDERLDIDWTPTRVIRVSRLLGALVEALLHEPVDYEIEARGGHLAALALDEIASAENSPFALPMPSDKRLMRLCSMLSADPAIADDIDDWALTLGMSRRTLTRHFRQETQMSFVEWRRRLRLGHVLRATAEGKRMDRAAAEVGYHSVAAMKHALRDGLDGVHL; encoded by the coding sequence ATGACCACCACCGCAGCACAACTGGCCGCGCGACCGCGCCATGCGATCGACTATCAGGATCTGCGCCAGACCGTCGCAGCCATGTCGCGGGTCTATGAGGACGGGGTCGAGACCGGCTGGCACAGCCACCGGCGCGGCCAGCTTTTGTGCTGCGAAAGCGGCTTCATGACCGCGCAGACCATGACCGGCACCTTCCTGCTGCCCCGCGCCCATGGCCTGCTGATCGAGCCCGGCATCCCCCATATCGTGCGCGCCCATGGCCGCGTCGATATGCGCACGCTCTACATCGAGCCCGATGAGCGGCTCGACATCGACTGGACGCCGACGCGGGTGATCCGGGTCTCGCGGCTCTTGGGCGCTCTGGTCGAGGCGCTTCTGCACGAGCCGGTCGATTACGAGATCGAGGCGCGCGGCGGCCATCTTGCCGCGCTGGCGCTGGACGAGATCGCCAGCGCCGAGAATTCGCCCTTCGCGCTGCCGATGCCCAGTGACAAGCGGCTGATGCGGCTCTGCTCGATGCTGAGCGCCGATCCCGCGATTGCCGATGACATCGACGACTGGGCACTGACGCTGGGGATGAGCCGGCGGACACTGACCCGCCATTTCCGGCAGGAGACCCAGATGAGCTTTGTCGAATGGCGCCGCCGCCTGCGCCTCGGCCATGTCCTGCGCGCGACCGCTGAGGGCAAGCGCATGGACCGTGCTGCCGCCGAGGTCGGCTATCACAGCGTCGCCGCGATGAAACACGCTTTGCGCGACGGTCTGGACGGGGTCCATCTATGA
- a CDS encoding ABC transporter ATP-binding protein, which produces MNDFLKLTGVSLSHGPRRVLGPLDLTLREGRITAICGANGSGKSTLLRLLSGGAPSAGRVLLDGQPLSALRGKALGREIAMLGQHQEKLAGISVRELVGFGRFPHRRWLRPATAEDAEAVARALRLTLLEPLAERDISALSGGERQRAWLALALAQEPRLLLLDEPTSYLDIRYQVELLRLLKQLNRETGLTIIAVLHDLNQVIELADEAILLREGQVIAQGEPARIFTADTLQTAFGLRLDMVQEAGRALPYCRTDWLGEPGLAEA; this is translated from the coding sequence ATGAACGACTTTCTGAAGCTCACGGGGGTTTCGCTCAGCCACGGGCCGCGTCGCGTTCTGGGGCCGCTCGATCTGACGCTGCGCGAGGGCCGGATCACCGCGATTTGTGGCGCGAATGGCAGCGGGAAATCGACGCTGCTCCGGCTTTTGTCGGGCGGCGCGCCCAGTGCGGGCCGGGTGCTGCTCGACGGCCAGCCGCTCTCGGCTCTGCGCGGCAAGGCTTTAGGGCGCGAGATCGCCATGCTGGGTCAGCATCAGGAAAAGCTCGCCGGGATCAGCGTGCGCGAGCTGGTGGGCTTTGGCCGCTTCCCGCATCGGCGCTGGCTGCGCCCTGCGACGGCTGAAGACGCCGAGGCCGTCGCGCGCGCCCTGCGGCTCACCTTGCTCGAGCCCTTGGCCGAGCGCGATATTTCGGCGCTGTCGGGGGGCGAGCGGCAGCGCGCCTGGCTCGCCTTGGCCTTGGCGCAAGAGCCGCGCCTGCTTTTGCTCGACGAGCCGACCTCTTATCTCGACATCCGCTATCAGGTCGAATTGCTGCGCCTGCTGAAGCAGCTCAATCGCGAGACCGGGCTGACCATTATCGCGGTGCTTCACGACCTCAATCAGGTGATCGAGCTTGCCGATGAGGCGATCCTCTTGCGTGAAGGGCAGGTGATCGCGCAGGGCGAGCCCGCCCGGATTTTCACGGCCGACACGCTTCAGACCGCCTTTGGCCTGCGCCTCGATATGGTGCAGGAAGCGGGGCGGGCGCTGCCCTATTGCCGCACCGATTGGTTGGGCGAACCGGGTTTGGCCGAGGCATGA